A window of Leptospira fainei serovar Hurstbridge str. BUT 6 contains these coding sequences:
- a CDS encoding glycerol-3-phosphate dehydrogenase/oxidase produces the protein MVNTRASRSKSAKAELSSHVYDTLIIGGGITGATLLWDATLRGLRALLVEKNDFASGTSQATSKLIHGGLRYLKNAEFALVRESLRERRILAKISPHAVKTLGFLVPVYSLAEKLVLAAGMRMYDAFSFDRNREISPDRWIPKFRFLSKEETLIESPSLPKEGLKGAYLYYDYQNINPERHTCEFIFSAQRNGGEAYNYTELVALSKQQEAYQAILLDKRSGKKLPVFAKTVVNAAGPWADFIESLAGVGMDKVLVRSKGIHIVTRAISGSKALVLKKKDKTHMFVLPWRGKTIIGTTDTVYQDSPDKFKVTKDDIRGLLEEINYAYGYTELKETDVDFFYGGMRPLVEDPGETSDTYNASRKTEIIHHRDQGFPGFFTALGGKYTTSRGLAEKITDQLCDYLPGTYLPCETNFVPLISGEFSDLASLIHGLANKFPKISGEVLETVANRYGSVSYEILQNAKPGEPFAVLANGEKLYISEIRYIAKGESIRKASDFFFHRSGAGVPGLPSAENLEFIIDELGKSLGWSQAQKKSEKAGVVGRFQVN, from the coding sequence ATGGTCAATACCCGCGCTTCTCGTTCAAAATCCGCAAAAGCTGAGCTTTCTTCTCACGTTTATGACACTCTGATCATAGGAGGGGGAATTACCGGAGCGACATTGCTTTGGGATGCCACCCTTAGAGGACTAAGAGCGCTACTTGTGGAAAAAAATGACTTCGCGTCGGGAACTAGCCAGGCTACATCAAAGCTCATTCACGGCGGCTTGCGGTATTTGAAGAACGCGGAATTTGCTCTAGTTAGAGAATCACTTCGGGAAAGAAGAATTCTTGCAAAGATCAGTCCTCACGCGGTAAAAACCTTGGGCTTTCTCGTTCCAGTTTACTCTCTGGCCGAAAAACTAGTGTTAGCTGCCGGGATGCGGATGTATGACGCATTCTCATTCGATAGAAATAGGGAAATCTCCCCCGATCGATGGATTCCTAAATTTAGGTTCTTAAGTAAGGAAGAGACTCTTATCGAATCGCCTTCCTTACCGAAAGAGGGATTGAAAGGGGCATACTTATACTACGATTACCAAAATATAAATCCGGAACGTCATACTTGCGAGTTTATTTTCTCGGCGCAGCGAAACGGCGGCGAGGCTTATAATTACACCGAGCTTGTGGCGCTTAGCAAACAGCAAGAAGCGTATCAGGCTATTCTTTTGGATAAGCGAAGCGGTAAGAAATTACCGGTTTTTGCAAAGACGGTCGTCAATGCCGCCGGACCTTGGGCGGATTTTATAGAGTCGCTTGCCGGAGTCGGAATGGATAAGGTTCTAGTAAGGTCAAAAGGAATTCATATCGTGACTCGCGCCATTTCCGGTTCAAAAGCGCTAGTACTGAAAAAGAAAGATAAAACTCATATGTTCGTGCTCCCTTGGCGGGGGAAGACCATTATCGGAACGACTGATACGGTTTATCAGGATTCGCCGGATAAATTCAAGGTCACGAAGGATGATATCCGAGGTCTACTTGAGGAAATTAATTACGCTTACGGTTATACGGAATTAAAAGAAACCGATGTGGATTTTTTCTACGGAGGAATGCGGCCTCTCGTGGAAGACCCCGGAGAAACCTCGGATACATATAATGCCTCTCGGAAAACGGAAATTATCCATCATAGAGATCAGGGATTTCCCGGATTTTTTACGGCTCTCGGAGGAAAATATACGACCAGCCGAGGACTTGCGGAAAAGATCACGGACCAGTTATGCGATTATCTACCCGGAACCTATTTGCCTTGTGAGACGAATTTCGTTCCTTTGATTTCCGGCGAATTTTCCGATCTTGCTTCTCTGATTCACGGTTTAGCGAACAAGTTTCCAAAAATTAGCGGAGAAGTCTTGGAAACGGTTGCGAATCGTTACGGTAGTGTATCTTATGAAATTCTTCAAAATGCCAAGCCAGGAGAGCCGTTTGCAGTTTTAGCGAACGGGGAAAAATTATATATATCCGAAATTCGATACATTGCAAAGGGAGAATCGATCCGAAAGGCCAGCGATTTCTTCTTTCATCGGTCCGGGGCGGGAGTGCCTGGATTACCTTCTGCGGAAAATCTAGAATTCATTATAGACGAACTTGGAAAATCTTTGGGTTGGAGCCAGGCTCAGAAAAAATCCGAAAAAGCGGGGGTTGTCGGTAGATTTCAAGTAAATTAA
- a CDS encoding SpoIIE family protein phosphatase, producing MTSPQNLLRKIRALWVDFLAIFEPDPDRTTFEREYKQDLNRQVMTLQYPGAILGIFVWLGFALGTDQKLHPEFPELVYFRIGLSLVSLLSLALFLLGSVFKIPIRKYGLEFAYVFASYFLLSCSFFTGRIADDPNYVSGLQIAVLIIVFLPIPRRVSFLLYGASALLFVAAVILYSPPLNTPQAAYSMQNLGIAYSVAIVFSIIVEKYRFATFVGNFKIVEKNREISEKMDQIQALKERQDGDYFLTALLLTPLLKKEITVESPLNVQFLFDQYKKFSFRGKEYEIGGDYISAYEIPLRGKKYTAFINGDAMGKSVQGAGGALVLGSVFNSIISRSRLSPEIQSRSPERWLKEGFLDLQNVFETFDGFMLVSAVLGLVDLGTGTLYFVNAEHPWPVLYRDGKASFLGTDSNMRKLGISEILNSKISVQTFKLRPNDIVFCGSDGKDDLILEENFSGKRTINEDETQFLHCVEESQGDLERIRRSLSSKGKLSDDLSLLSLAYRPSRDPYKADDSQVLLKADAAFKNQDYAEAIHILEESLPKDSGVWQGLSPKIAKALSRLYDKLGRTREAAIWAETALDWDPSESELFFQTSLLWKKVYAVSRDNDALERASEYGERFRVRMPSHVRNLINLADTYRLLGNRMRAGKLLAEASELMPGNPKIQNLRQLLEQRKS from the coding sequence ATGACATCTCCTCAGAATCTTCTCAGAAAAATCCGAGCCTTGTGGGTTGACTTTCTTGCTATTTTCGAACCCGATCCGGATCGAACTACCTTTGAGCGCGAATATAAACAAGACCTGAATCGACAAGTCATGACTCTGCAATATCCGGGAGCGATTCTCGGAATTTTTGTCTGGTTAGGATTTGCCCTGGGAACCGATCAAAAGCTGCATCCGGAATTTCCGGAGCTTGTCTATTTTCGGATCGGACTTTCTTTAGTCAGCCTACTTTCTCTCGCGCTCTTTCTTCTGGGATCTGTATTTAAAATTCCGATTCGAAAGTACGGCTTAGAATTTGCGTACGTATTCGCGTCGTATTTTTTACTCTCATGCTCTTTCTTTACGGGGAGAATCGCCGACGATCCCAACTACGTTTCGGGTTTGCAGATTGCAGTGCTGATCATCGTCTTCTTACCCATTCCGAGAAGAGTATCTTTTCTATTGTACGGAGCTTCCGCCTTACTTTTCGTCGCCGCGGTTATTCTTTATTCCCCGCCGTTGAATACTCCGCAAGCCGCCTACTCCATGCAAAACTTAGGCATCGCGTATTCTGTCGCGATTGTCTTTTCGATTATCGTGGAAAAGTACCGATTTGCTACATTCGTCGGTAATTTTAAAATCGTAGAAAAGAATCGCGAAATTTCCGAAAAGATGGATCAAATTCAGGCTCTAAAAGAAAGACAGGACGGCGATTATTTTCTCACCGCTCTATTACTCACTCCCCTTTTGAAAAAAGAAATCACAGTAGAATCGCCTCTCAACGTTCAATTTCTATTCGATCAATACAAGAAATTCAGCTTTCGAGGAAAGGAATATGAGATCGGCGGAGATTATATAAGCGCATATGAGATTCCGTTACGAGGAAAAAAATACACTGCGTTTATCAACGGCGATGCTATGGGAAAATCGGTCCAAGGCGCAGGCGGGGCTCTCGTTTTAGGATCCGTCTTCAATTCGATTATCAGTCGTTCTCGCCTTTCTCCTGAAATCCAGTCCAGATCGCCGGAGCGTTGGCTAAAGGAAGGATTTTTAGATCTACAGAATGTCTTCGAGACCTTCGACGGATTTATGTTAGTTTCGGCGGTTTTAGGTCTTGTCGACCTTGGAACCGGCACTCTTTACTTTGTAAATGCGGAACACCCATGGCCGGTCCTTTACAGGGATGGAAAAGCCTCCTTTCTTGGAACGGATTCGAATATGCGAAAATTAGGAATTTCGGAAATTCTAAACTCGAAGATTTCGGTGCAAACCTTTAAATTAAGACCGAACGATATCGTTTTTTGCGGTTCGGACGGAAAAGACGATCTTATACTCGAAGAGAATTTTTCCGGTAAACGAACCATCAACGAGGACGAGACACAGTTCCTTCATTGCGTAGAGGAAAGTCAAGGCGACCTTGAAAGGATTCGCAGATCCCTTTCGAGCAAGGGAAAATTATCCGACGACCTTAGCTTATTATCCCTCGCCTATCGTCCGAGCCGCGATCCGTATAAAGCGGACGATTCGCAGGTTTTATTAAAAGCGGATGCGGCATTTAAAAACCAAGATTACGCCGAAGCCATTCACATATTGGAGGAATCTCTACCGAAAGATTCCGGCGTTTGGCAGGGGCTTTCTCCGAAAATAGCCAAGGCACTCTCTCGCTTGTACGATAAATTGGGGCGGACCAGAGAAGCCGCAATTTGGGCCGAAACTGCCTTGGACTGGGATCCTTCGGAATCCGAGCTCTTTTTTCAAACCTCTCTTCTTTGGAAAAAAGTTTATGCCGTTTCACGAGACAATGACGCGTTAGAACGAGCATCCGAATACGGAGAACGCTTTCGCGTCAGAATGCCTTCTCATGTGCGCAACCTAATCAATCTCGCCGACACGTATCGCTTGTTAGGAAATCGAATGAGAGCCGGTAAATTGTTGGCGGAAGCTTCAGAACTTATGCCCGGCAATCCGAAAATCCAGAATCTTCGCCAATTATTAGAACAACGTAAATCCTGA
- a CDS encoding FAD-binding oxidoreductase codes for MFYHELNANIDYSRTNLRWNAWGANDQDFFRKGQMPEILKLLQNEFRIDRIRETPSATLEEIKLSASKLGTADIRQLSAIVGKNNIRTDRYERIFHSAGKSFYDVLRLHRNTLRTFVDGVAYPSKESEVAKILEFCSRNKITVIPFGGGSSVVGGVEVIKGKGHKAVISLDTTRMDQFLSLDPESLTATYQSGIYGPKLEYALNLKGYTLGHFPQSFEYSTLGGWIAARSAGQQSNRYGKIEEILTSVKLVTPSGIVETLRAPAYSTGPDWNHIIAGSEGLLGIITEATVKIHKIPETRKYFGLVFPNIKAALGFIRTTNHEEIKTSMLRLSDANETRLYEILGEIGKKRTPNRLIKTWIQNKVLEFKGLGQSKCVVLVGLDGSKSEVDHSFSGLKHIWKKFGALYAGEKLGQNWIHGRYNMPYLRNHIMLYGLGVDTMETSTTYERVESLHTGGLEALQTAIPGSIAMCHLSHSYHEGACLYYTILFPMDEKKPEEQWIRMKKKVSDAFTAHNAPISHHHGVGIDHKPWYEKALGPVGLEGLNALKKSVDKKEILNPGKVFHS; via the coding sequence ATGTTTTATCACGAACTGAATGCAAACATTGATTATTCTCGAACCAATCTTAGGTGGAACGCCTGGGGTGCAAACGACCAAGATTTCTTCCGAAAAGGGCAGATGCCGGAAATTCTCAAACTGTTGCAAAATGAGTTTCGAATCGACAGGATTCGGGAAACGCCTTCGGCTACTTTGGAAGAAATCAAGCTCTCGGCATCGAAGCTCGGGACCGCAGACATCAGGCAACTTTCCGCCATTGTGGGAAAAAATAATATTAGAACCGATCGATACGAACGAATCTTTCACTCTGCAGGAAAAAGTTTTTACGATGTATTGCGCTTACATCGCAATACTCTTCGAACATTCGTGGATGGAGTCGCTTATCCGAGTAAAGAGAGCGAAGTCGCCAAAATCTTAGAATTCTGTTCTCGAAATAAAATCACCGTAATCCCGTTCGGCGGCGGCTCATCGGTTGTCGGTGGCGTAGAAGTCATTAAAGGGAAAGGTCATAAAGCCGTTATTTCCTTAGACACTACACGGATGGACCAATTCCTCTCGCTTGACCCCGAAAGTCTGACCGCAACCTATCAATCCGGAATCTACGGACCGAAACTAGAATATGCCTTGAATCTAAAAGGATACACATTAGGTCATTTTCCTCAATCTTTCGAGTATTCAACCTTAGGTGGATGGATTGCCGCAAGAAGCGCCGGTCAACAGTCTAATCGGTACGGCAAAATCGAGGAGATATTAACTTCTGTAAAATTAGTCACTCCTTCGGGAATAGTAGAGACTCTGAGAGCGCCGGCCTACTCTACCGGGCCCGATTGGAATCATATAATTGCAGGAAGCGAAGGACTACTCGGAATCATCACGGAAGCAACCGTCAAAATTCATAAAATTCCCGAGACTCGAAAATATTTCGGTTTAGTATTCCCTAATATCAAAGCTGCGTTAGGTTTTATTCGGACAACCAATCACGAAGAAATTAAGACTTCTATGCTGCGACTTTCTGACGCGAATGAAACTCGATTGTACGAGATTTTAGGGGAAATCGGTAAAAAACGAACACCGAATCGATTGATTAAGACTTGGATCCAAAATAAAGTGCTCGAATTCAAAGGGCTCGGCCAAAGCAAATGTGTGGTTTTAGTCGGGTTAGACGGTTCTAAATCCGAAGTAGATCATTCGTTTTCTGGGTTAAAGCATATTTGGAAGAAATTCGGAGCCTTATACGCGGGTGAAAAATTAGGACAAAATTGGATTCATGGCCGCTACAATATGCCGTATCTTAGGAACCATATTATGTTGTATGGATTAGGCGTGGATACGATGGAAACCTCTACCACATATGAACGGGTAGAGTCTTTACACACCGGAGGTCTCGAAGCGTTGCAAACTGCAATACCGGGTTCGATCGCAATGTGCCATTTATCGCACAGCTACCACGAAGGCGCATGTCTATATTATACGATTCTATTTCCGATGGATGAGAAAAAGCCCGAAGAACAATGGATTCGCATGAAAAAGAAAGTGTCGGATGCATTTACCGCTCATAATGCTCCGATCAGTCATCACCACGGCGTGGGAATAGATCATAAGCCTTGGTATGAAAAGGCGTTAGGACCGGTAGGACTCGAAGGATTGAATGCGTTAAAAAAATCGGTGGATAAGAAGGAAATTCTGAATCCTGGAAAAGTATTTCATTCCTAA
- a CDS encoding enoyl-CoA hydratase/isomerase family protein — MIEVEKNGHILELYIKTNDANSLGVDFFRTLSETMQTVESDRSVKAILLSGRNDKFFSNGFNPEIFIGKELHEIKAVLKEALGACGKVLFSSRPVVCAMNGHSMGVGAVLAIFSDYRILVEKKGRIGFPEALIGLNFPSTSGYILKELVGIKAARDLLYSGRGLKSDEAVAIGLVEESATSEELIPRARKWCDQFANMAIESVIGIKVSLRDSQRLVADQLQSRDIDLLAGAVHAKNGQEGMRSILEKRRPVFT, encoded by the coding sequence ATGATCGAAGTCGAAAAAAACGGGCACATCCTCGAATTGTATATAAAAACTAACGACGCAAATTCGCTTGGAGTGGATTTCTTTCGAACGTTAAGCGAAACCATGCAGACGGTCGAAAGCGATCGAAGTGTAAAAGCGATTTTGCTTTCCGGACGGAACGATAAATTTTTCTCCAACGGTTTCAATCCGGAAATCTTTATCGGAAAAGAACTCCATGAAATTAAAGCCGTACTAAAAGAAGCGTTAGGAGCCTGTGGAAAGGTCTTATTTTCCAGTCGACCGGTCGTTTGCGCAATGAACGGGCATTCGATGGGTGTTGGCGCGGTTCTCGCGATTTTTTCCGACTACCGTATCCTTGTCGAAAAGAAGGGGAGAATCGGTTTTCCCGAAGCTCTTATCGGTCTAAATTTTCCATCCACTTCCGGATATATATTAAAAGAATTGGTCGGAATCAAAGCCGCTCGGGATCTTCTTTATTCCGGACGCGGACTAAAATCCGACGAGGCCGTAGCCATTGGCTTAGTGGAAGAATCGGCTACTTCCGAAGAATTGATTCCTAGGGCGAGAAAATGGTGCGATCAATTCGCAAATATGGCGATTGAATCCGTCATTGGAATCAAAGTATCCTTACGCGACTCGCAACGATTGGTGGCAGACCAACTGCAGTCTCGAGACATCGATTTGCTGGCAGGTGCCGTTCATGCAAAAAACGGGCAAGAAGGTATGAGATCCATTCTGGAAAAAAGGCGACCTGTCTTCACTTGA
- a CDS encoding tetratricopeptide repeat protein: MKLASTIPILLLTANAFFSLLGAPIDSGQKLLCRDVDSSGRTRSVWPSFFLSMALDILNESRRLEGRERGERTLKALAEFEKYVRCSEAVGNSVSAVARWNKAMAHYSIGQLKEALQEADLAEKSDPNFKESYILKASIFYEQAEYQKTSDYLEENLSRFPMDSYVYYLLSSSNIAIQNNAKSILYLTSLNDAIEKKEGNPKYKEFVSLSLGKIYFAQGQNSKAYFYLSSYLQQKPEAWEIRFLLAGVLNQLGKFSQAKKELLRILAQVKGNSSVEMMLGEMYFVESRSMSSAYFEELKKNGKLYKGSVLYGLYCVLTSRYEEAKKIIYPMREKYPRRLWVRLAVLEILKHQPDLKGEVYSKELVETAEIALQSQLWNLSETLMQESIDIASKDGSPKSVLASRYNFLATIYEQSGSVYRAIVAIRKSIELSESSDEVRKYRLHLAFLLRGKPPGKAKEAEQITKEIIKEDPKNSYAHYLLGVILSQAEDFSGSQGAFEEAIQLDPKTAIYYFYRAISLEKLGKIQEMELDLRKSMDLDPENPIAYNYLGYYLSESGNRLDEAFSLIRKAVELAPDNEAYQDSLGWIYYKRGMLDDALLHLNLAYQILQEKNESDPTICEHLGDLHFERGELGDSRIYWEKSGKLFQKKDDRARIREKLERLRMKPVKIKP, translated from the coding sequence ATGAAACTAGCAAGCACTATTCCTATCTTACTCCTAACTGCAAATGCCTTCTTTTCCCTTCTCGGTGCACCGATCGATTCCGGGCAGAAACTTCTATGTCGAGACGTGGATTCATCCGGACGAACTAGGTCGGTATGGCCCTCCTTTTTTCTATCGATGGCATTAGATATCCTGAACGAATCTAGACGACTCGAAGGAAGGGAGAGAGGCGAGAGGACGCTCAAGGCGCTGGCAGAATTCGAAAAATACGTTCGTTGTTCCGAGGCAGTCGGTAATTCAGTTTCGGCGGTTGCAAGATGGAACAAAGCGATGGCACACTATTCCATCGGTCAGCTCAAGGAGGCATTGCAGGAAGCGGATCTTGCGGAAAAAAGCGATCCGAATTTTAAGGAAAGCTATATTTTAAAAGCGAGCATCTTTTACGAACAGGCGGAGTATCAGAAAACCAGCGATTATTTGGAGGAAAACCTAAGTCGCTTTCCGATGGACTCCTACGTTTATTATCTGCTCAGTTCATCCAATATCGCGATTCAAAATAACGCGAAGTCGATTTTATATCTAACCTCCTTGAACGATGCTATCGAGAAGAAAGAAGGGAATCCGAAATATAAGGAATTCGTATCCTTATCTCTCGGCAAGATCTACTTCGCTCAAGGGCAAAATTCCAAAGCCTATTTTTATCTATCTAGTTATTTGCAGCAGAAGCCGGAGGCTTGGGAGATTCGATTCCTTTTAGCCGGAGTTCTGAATCAATTAGGAAAGTTCTCCCAGGCAAAGAAAGAACTCTTGAGAATCCTTGCTCAAGTGAAGGGCAATTCCTCCGTTGAGATGATGTTGGGAGAAATGTATTTCGTAGAAAGCCGCTCTATGTCGTCGGCTTATTTCGAGGAACTTAAGAAAAACGGAAAGTTATATAAAGGATCCGTGCTCTACGGTTTGTATTGTGTGCTCACTTCCCGCTATGAAGAAGCGAAAAAAATTATTTATCCGATGCGGGAAAAATATCCGCGGAGACTTTGGGTCAGGCTTGCGGTTTTGGAGATTCTAAAGCATCAACCGGACTTAAAGGGAGAAGTCTATTCCAAGGAACTTGTGGAAACAGCCGAAATCGCATTACAGTCTCAGCTTTGGAATCTTTCCGAAACATTGATGCAAGAATCGATCGACATAGCGAGTAAGGACGGAAGTCCGAAATCGGTATTGGCAAGTCGTTACAATTTTCTCGCGACCATCTACGAACAGTCAGGCTCGGTATACCGGGCTATCGTTGCCATTCGCAAATCCATCGAACTATCCGAATCTTCCGATGAAGTTCGAAAATATCGCCTTCATCTAGCTTTTTTACTAAGAGGAAAACCTCCGGGAAAGGCAAAAGAGGCGGAACAGATAACGAAAGAGATTATAAAGGAAGATCCGAAGAATTCGTACGCGCATTATCTACTAGGCGTGATTCTTTCTCAGGCGGAAGATTTTTCGGGAAGCCAAGGCGCTTTTGAAGAAGCGATTCAATTGGATCCGAAGACTGCCATCTATTATTTCTATCGTGCGATTTCCCTCGAGAAACTCGGAAAGATACAGGAAATGGAACTGGATTTACGCAAGTCTATGGATTTGGATCCGGAGAATCCGATTGCTTATAATTATTTAGGATATTATCTATCCGAATCGGGAAATCGATTGGATGAGGCCTTTTCATTGATCAGAAAAGCGGTCGAGTTGGCGCCCGATAACGAAGCGTACCAAGATAGTCTTGGATGGATTTATTATAAACGCGGAATGTTAGACGACGCATTATTGCATTTGAATTTAGCCTATCAAATTCTTCAGGAAAAAAATGAAAGCGATCCGACGATCTGTGAACATTTAGGAGACTTACATTTCGAACGCGGAGAACTTGGAGACTCGAGAATCTATTGGGAAAAATCGGGTAAGCTGTTTCAAAAGAAAGACGACAGGGCAAGAATCCGGGAAAAACTGGAGAGGCTAAGAATGAAACCGGTTAAGATTAAACCCTAA